One Watersipora subatra chromosome 4, tzWatSuba1.1, whole genome shotgun sequence genomic window carries:
- the LOC137394489 gene encoding uncharacterized protein, with product MADLEYVDQLARSYKERAEVSGKWRDYLQAHGIANFCVTLAPTTERHRLVYDIEESWYKGKHPLSYDEHRQMISNHKALLEKYRGDTRKDFGKLDDPMFALNNDDFFRKKNLLNAKSFCEKVFAASKTCSEGLINVSKIILQSSVDVLKKRNEEAPCKFAIVGLGSIAKGDATPYSDLEYAIIVEKASDYFEKLAVDSYFRIGNLGESPLKSFDIDELKTNSELKRLAKMAVTGYRIDGITTNSGNIPTGNGKEGGLSLTLTVEQLMELYRNEAEKPLGHLADKSDMLSSTVIIFSSEDSPDQSQLHDQFASKRNSYEEFFVGAKVKKKRFDLFTSDINKYIFLPEFVSFQPPQNLNVTVKENIFRYPTLLANNLKMCLRLTFSQSWKIYEEMKKQGLLSSENLQYFNLLLALSIYIRTSSYLKMRSQAEFVQVGKYYQGSHISSYAVSSHLVVIMGCLLIPIKRFIKSRMLELKSSVKTNKQSSIDVSLLLLSLQVPHEDFWLKSEVLYFTGQYREATEEVSQAIGRPITSTSFAELKEIIHLSVDDVSFNKRLQLFAYLLYYSHNYKLALECFQYFSKKQPQQSLWKLLAAHCSKQIGDYRAAQKLLKEAEQSLEMPDVNTSEGVDESHRDTLITYTNIGLVYRDLSEYEKALRYLTKALSINKALHPDTKHAIAGRSLNNVGLANNCLGDNEQGNYCESSDKLEASMEYEIGAIHPDIATSYNNIGSVYDSLGDYIQALEYHKKALDMQKAVYGDDTNHTHIAVSYNNIGLVYNSALEHHKKALDMQKAMYGEDTNHTHIATSYNNIGSIYDSLGEYRQALEYHTKALDMRKAVFRDDTNHTDIANSYNNIGVMYSSLGNFGQALEYHMKSLDMKKAVYGEDTNHTHIAVSYNNIGLVYNSALEHHKKALDMQKAMYGEDTNHTHIATSYNNIGSIYDSLGEYRQALEYHTKALDMRKAVFRDDTNHTDIANSYNNIGVMYSSLGNFGQALEYHMKSLDMKKAVYGEDTNHIGIAVSYNNIGSVYSSVGVYRRALENHKKALDMQKAMYGEDTNNTHIVISYNKIGSVYKSLGDYRQALEYLMKALDTQKAAYGRGAEHFGIVGTCRNIGLTYYSLGDYRRALEYYTKGLNML from the exons ATGGCTGATCTAGAGTATGTTGACCAGTTGGCGAGGTCTTACAAGGAGAGAGCTGAAGTCTCTGGTAAATGGAGAGATTACCTTCAG GCACATGGGATAGCCAACTTCTGTGTGACTTTAGCACCAACTACTGAAAGGCATAGACTAGTTTATGACATAGAAGAAAGTTGGTACAAAGGAAAACATCCTCTCAGCTATGATGAACATCGGCAGATGATCAGTAACCATAAGGCACTTCTAGAGAAGTACAGAGGAGATACCAGGAAAGACTTTGGTAAGCTTGATGACCCAATGTTTGCCTTGAACAATGATGACTTCTTCAggaaaaaaaatcttttaaatgcGAAATCATTCTGTGAAAAAGTGTTTGCAGCCAGCAAGACATGCAGTGAAGGACTTATCAACGTCTCAAAAATAATTCTTCAATCAAGTGTTGATGTGTTGAAAAAAAGGAATGAAGAAGCTCCGTGTAAGTTTGCTATTGTTGGATTGGGTTCCATAGCAAAAGGGGATGCGACTCCTTACTCTGATCTAGAATATGCTATCATCGTGGAGAAGGCATCAGATTACTTTGAAAAACTAGCAGTAGACAGCTACTTCAGAATAGGAAATCTAGGTGAGAGTCCTCTGAAGTCCTTTGATATTGATGAGTTGAAGACAAACAGTGAGTTAAAAAGGCTAGCTAAGATGGCTGTCACTGGATACAGAATAGATGGAATCACTACAAACTCTGGTAACATTCCAACAGGTAATGGTAAGGAGGGGGGTCTGAGTCTGACACTAACGGTAGAACAGCTCATGGAGCTCTACAGAAATGAGGCTGAAAAACCACTTGGTCACCTTGCAGATAAGTCTGACATGCTCTCCTCTACTGTCATCATATTCTCAAGTGAGGACTCACCTGATCAGAGCCAGCTGCATGACCAGTTTGCTTCAAAAAGAAATTCATATGAAGAATTTTTTGTAGGAGCAAAGGTGAAGAAAAAGCGTTTCGATTTATTCACTAGTGacattaataaatatatctttttaccAGAATTCGTATCATTTCAACCTCCTCAGAATCTGAATGTcacggtgaaagaaaatatattCAGATATCCAACACTCCTTGCAAACAATTTGAAGATGTGTCTTAGACTCACTTTTAGCCAGTCTTGGAAAATTTACGAAGAGATGAAAAAGCAGGGTCTGCTGTCATCAGAAAACCTACAGTATTTCAACCTACTCCTTGCTCTCTCTATATACATTCGTACTTCCTCTTACCTGAAAATGAGATCTCAAGCAGAGTTTGTACAAGTTGGCAAATACTACCAAGGTAGTCATATATCGTCTTATGCTGTTTCTTCACATCTAGTTGTTATTATGGGTTGTCTCCTCATCCCGATCAAACGGTTCATTAAATCCAGGATGTTGGAACTCAAGTCTTCTGTCAAGACTAATAAACAGTCAAGCATAGATGTCTCATTATTGCTTCTAAGTCTTCAAGTTCCTCATGAAGATTTCTGGCTGAAATCAGAAGTACTCTACTTTACTGGCCAATACCGTGAAGCTACAGAGGAAGTCAGCCAAGCAATTGGACGACCCATTACCTCAACATCCTTTGCTGAGCTAAAAGAGATCATTCACTTGTCTGTTGATGATGTTTCATTCAACAAGCGTCTACAGTTGTTTGCATACCTTTTGTATTACTCACACAACTACAAGTTAGCTTTGGAATgctttcaatatttttctaaaaagcAGCCTCAACAAAGCCTTTGGAAGCTGCTGGCAGCACACTGCAGCAAACAGATTGGTGACTACAGGGCTGCCCAAAAACTGCTCAAAGAG GCAGAGCAATCTTTGGAGATGCCAGATGTTAATACTTCTGAGGGTGTAGACGAGAGCCACAGAGACACATTAATTACTTACACAAACATCGGTTTAGTGTACCGGGATTTGAGTGAGTATGAGAAGGCATTGCGATACCTTACCAAAGCTCTGAGCATCAACAAAGCTTTACACCCTGATACCAAGCATGCCATTGCAGGCAGAAGTCTAAATAATGTTGGTTTGGCTAATAACTGCCTGGGTGATAATGAGCAAGGCAATTACTGTGAGTCATCAGACAAGCTAGAAGCAAGCATGGAATATGAAATAGGTGCCATACATCCTGATATTGCTACCAGCTACAATAACATAGGTTCAGTGTACGACTCTTTGGGTGACTACAtacaagcattagaatatcataagaaagcattagacatgcaaaaggctgtgtatggagatgATACCAACCATACTCATATTGCTGtctcctacaataacattggtttagtatacaactct GCATTAGAACATCACAAGAAAGCATTAGACATGCAAAAGGCTATGTATGGAGAAGACACCAACCATACCCATATTGCTACatcctacaataacattggttcaATATACGACTCTTTGGGAGAGtacagacaagcattagaatatcacaccaaagCATTAGACATGCGAAAAGCTGTGTTTAGAGATGATaccaaccatactgatattgctaactcctacaataacattggtgtAATGTACAGCTCTTTGGGTAACTTTggacaagcattagaatatcacatgaAATCGTTAGACATGAAAAAGGCCGTGTATGGAGAGGATACCAACCATACTCATATTGCTGtctcctacaataacattggtttagtatacaactct GCATTAGAACATCACAAGAAAGCATTAGACATGCAAAAGGCTATGTATGGAGAAGACACCAACCATACCCATATTGCTACatcctacaataacattggttcaATATACGACTCTTTGGGAGAGtacagacaagcattagaatatcacaccaaagCATTAGACATGCGAAAAGCTGTGTTTAGAGATGATaccaaccatactgatattgctaactcctacaataacattggtgtAATGTACAGCTCTTTGGGTAACTTTggacaagcattagaatatcacatgaAATCGTTAGACATGAAAAAGGCCGTGTATGGAGAGGATACCAACCATATTGGTATTGCTGtctcctacaataacattggttcagtatacagCTCTGTGGGTGTCTACAGACGAGCATTAGAAAATCACAAGAAAGCATTAGACATGCAAAAGGCTATGTATGGAGAGGATACCAACAATACTCATATTGTTATCTCCTACAATAAgattggttcagtatacaagtctttgggtgactacagacaagcattagaatatctCATGAAAGCATTAGACACGCAAAAGGCTGCGTATGGAAGAGGTGCCGAACATTTTGGTATTGTTGGCACCTGCCGTAACATTGGTTTAACATACTACTCCTTGGGTGACTACAGACGAGCATTAGAATACTACACCAAAGGATTAAACATGCTATAG
- the LOC137394490 gene encoding uncharacterized protein, which produces MERIPTILKSLPSTTYNSMGDYRQALAFHKKSLNMLKAVYAEGTNHADIANSYGNTGSVYHCLGDYRQELEYQQKVLDMRKALYGKDTYNTDIATSYSNIGIVYHSLDDYRQALEYHKKALESQKAVYRENTNHTENASSYSNIGSVYYSLGDYIQALEYHKKALDMLKAVYGKDTNHTDIATSCNNIGSVYNSLGDYRQA; this is translated from the coding sequence atggagaggatACCAACCATACTGAAATCGCTGCCTTCTACAACATACAACTCTAtgggtgactacagacaagCACTAGCATTTCACAAGAAATCATTAAACATGTTAAAAGCTGTGTATGCAGAGGGTACCAACCATGCTGATATTGCTAACTCCTACGGTAACACCGGTTCAGTATACCACTGcttgggtgactacagacaagAATTAGAATATCAGCAGAAAGTATTAGACATGCGAAAGGCTTTGTATGGAAAGGATACCTACAATACCGATATTGCTACCTCTTACAGTAACATTGGTATAGTATACCACTCCTTGGATgactacagacaagcattagaatatcatAAAAAAGCATTAGAGTCTCAAAAGGCTGTGTATAGAGAGAATACCAACCATACTGAAAATGCTTCCTCCTATAgtaacattggttcagtatactacTCTTTGGGTGACTACAtacaagcattagaatatcataagaaagcattagacatgttaaaggctgtgtatggaaaggataccaaccatactgatattgctacctcCTGCAATAACAtcggttcagtatacaactccttgggtgactacagacaagcataa
- the LOC137394491 gene encoding octapeptide-repeat protein T2-like, with product MESVKRKKGRRKQRKREGEGDRDGEEEMGRERGREREGRKRVEFMRGRERGGVSEEREEGKRGEGRKRGKERRGRERRREVEREEGVNKEGREQGERERGKGRERKGEE from the coding sequence ATGGAAAGtgtgaaaagaaaaaaagggaGAAGGAAACAGAGGAAAAGGGAAGGGGAGGGAGACAGAGATGGGGAAGAAGAGatggggagagagagggggagggagagagaggggaggaAGAGAGTGGAGTTCAtgcgagggagagagagagggggagtgAGTGAGGAGAgagaagagggaaagagaggggaagggagaaagaggggaaaagagagaaggggaagagagaggaggagagaggtGGAGAGAGAGGAAGGGGTAAATAAAGAGGGAAGAGAGCAGggcgagagagagagggggaagggGAGAGAAAGAAAGGGGGAAGAGTGA